A single Muntiacus reevesi chromosome 9, mMunRee1.1, whole genome shotgun sequence DNA region contains:
- the LOC136174459 gene encoding olfactory receptor 52H1-like encodes MTMYNLTGYNTGAFTLLGIPGLEQYHVWISIPFCLIYLVAIVGNSILLIAMEHSLHAPMFFFLSMLVITDLILSTTCVPKALSIFWFGPQEISFPGCLTQLFFLHFSFVLDSSVLLAMAFDRYVAICSPLRYTTILTPRTIVTIAVGISFRSFCVIFPCVFLVNRLPFCRTHDLPHTYCEHIGVARLACADISVNIWYGFCVLLLAVISDVILIAISYILILCAVFRLPSQDARQKALGTCGSHVCVILMFYIPAFFSILAHRFGHNVPRTFHIVFANLYVIIPPALNPVVYGVKTKKI; translated from the coding sequence ATGACCATGTACAATCTGACTGGCTACAACACAGGTGCCTTCACCCTTTTGGGTATTCCAGGACTTGAGCAGTACCACGTCTGGATCAGCATCCCCTTCTGCCTCATCTATCTTGTGGCCATTGTGGGTAATAGTATCCTTCTCATTGCAATGGAGCATAGTCTTCATGCACCcatgttctttttcctttctatgcTGGTTATTACTGACCTCATACTGTCTACCACCTGTGTCCCAAAAGCTCTGAGCATCTTCTGGTTTGGTCCTCAGGAAATCAGCTTTCCCGGCTGTCTCACACAATTATTCTTTCTGCACTTCAGCTTTGTTttagactcatctgtactgctggcCATGGCatttgaccgctatgtggccatctgttcTCCCTTGAGATACACCACTATTCTGACCCCCAGGACCATTGTCACAATTGCTGTGGGCATCTCCTTCAGAAGCTTCTGTGTTATTTTCCCATGTGTTTTCCTTGTAAATCGTCTGCCCTTCTGCAGGACACATGACCTCCCTCACACATACTGTGAGCACATAGGTGTTGCCCGGCTAGCCTGTGCTGACATCTCCGTCAATATCTGGTATGGGTTCTGTGTTCTCCTCCTGGCCGTCATCTCAGATGTGATTCTAATTGCTATTTCCTACATCCTCATCCTGTGTGCTGTCTTTCGCCTCCCTTCTCAGGATGCTCGCCAGAAGGCCCTGGGCACCTGTGGCTCCCACGTCTGTGTTATCCTCATGTTCTATATACCAGCATTCTTCTCCATCCTTGCACATCGCTTTGGACACAATGTCCCTCGTACCTTTCACATTGTGTTTGCCAACCTCTATGTTATCATCCCACCTGCCCTCAACCCTGTCGTCTATGGAGTAAAGACCAAGAAGATCTGA